Proteins from a genomic interval of Scylla paramamosain isolate STU-SP2022 chromosome 26, ASM3559412v1, whole genome shotgun sequence:
- the LOC135113714 gene encoding mitochondrial pyruvate carrier 1-like, producing the protein MAATLIKKGLDQLKSPEFRNYLMSTHFWGPVANWGIPLAAIADTRKPPEYISGKMTVALCLYSAIFMRFAIKVQPRNLLLFACHVTNETAQIVQGCRLIHYEYLGGKDMAAKAKVVDAKVA; encoded by the exons ATGGCAGCGACACTCATCAAAAAGGGACTCGACCAACTCAAGAGTCCCGAATTCAGAAATTATTTAATGAG CACACATTTCTGGGGTCCTGTAGCTAATTGGGGCATACCCCTTGCAGCCATTGCTGACACCAGGAAGCCCCCAGAATATATCAGTGGCAAGATGACAGTTG cATTGTGCCTTTATTCTGCAATCTTCATGAGGTTTGCCATAAAGGTTCAGCCTCGCAACCTGCTCCTATTCGCCTGCCACGTCACCAATGAGACAGCCCAGATTGTACAG GGCTGTCGCTTGATACACTACGAGTACCTGGGAGGGAAGGATATGGCAGCCAAGGCCAAGGTCGTAGATGCCAAGGTTGCGTAA
- the LOC135113711 gene encoding uncharacterized protein LOC135113711, which yields MRALLLLAWPLLAWSLPLPDKPHPQVEFGGFQPVHPGRGAGPSSGFHGPSTPPLQPHPNPDYSPPSPQHSVPTKTIYVNLPPQGAPPPLPPVAAGPPRKHFKIVLIRAPAPPPQVQTILPPRTEHKTKIYVLHQRPQDEPPQVVEVPHVPHDPQVYFVEYDTPPTAHDLQQLSSGNLNGFTVTPQHPDSGEYGPPSSVHGLRGDLGVGAGLQVAGDGLYQSNIFKRQVEEEAAEAAEDGEEAQPLHT from the exons ATG CGCGCCCTGCTGCTACTGGCGTGGCCGCTGCTGGCGTGGTCGTTGCCGTTACCAGACAAGCCTCACCCCCAAGTAGAGTTTGGCGGGTTCCAGCCTGTGCACCCGGGGCGAGGAGCGGGGCCTTCCTCAGGGTTTCACGGTCCCTCCACGCCGCCTCTCCAGCCCCATCCAAACCCAGACTACAGCCCTCCCTCGCCGCAACACAGTGTGCCCACTAAGACCATCTACGTGAACTTGCCGCCGCAAGGGGCCCCGCCCCCACTTCCCCCGGTGGCCGCCGGACCTCCACGCAAGCACTTTAAGATTGTGCTCATTCGCGCCCCGGCACCTCCGCCACAGGTGCAAACCATATTGCCGCCACGCACGGAGCACAAGACGAAGATCTATGTGCTGCATCAGCGGCCTCAGGATGAGCCGCcgcaggtggtggaggtgccgCACGTGCCGCACGACCCCCAGGTGTATTTCGTGGAATACGACACGCCGCCCACCGCCCATGACCTGCAGCAGCTCAGCTCCGGTAACCTGAACGGCTTCACTGTGACGCCCCAACATCCCGATAGCGGCGAGTACGGTCCCCCTTCCTCGGTTCATGGCCTAAGGGGCGACCTCGGAGTAGGAGCTGGACTGCAGGTGGCAGGCGATGGTCTCTACCAGAGTAACATCTTCAAGCggcaggtggaagaggaggcggcggaggcggcAGAGGACGGTGAAGAGGCGCAGCCCTTGCACACCTGA